In one window of Chloroflexota bacterium DNA:
- the mutS gene encoding DNA mismatch repair protein MutS codes for MLRITSFIVEYGKDGEAKLTPVRRQYLRIKQRYPEAIVLFRLGDFYETFDEDARLVSKLLEITLTSREMGKGQRFPMAGIPYHALNNYMARLINRGYKVAICEQLSPPGQGLVERDVVRVVTPGTVIEPSLLEGTANNYLASVVIDNDRAGLAHVDITTSEFATTEVPVDRLLPELERLHPSEILIPRNLDFPDLSRLGSVSPVDEYWSDVETARQGLLDHFGVATLEGYGCAHLPLAIRAAGAILHYLQENQKGALALLTQLSTYSTEQYMMLDAQTRRNLELFESSRSGTTAGSILSVIDLPQTPMGGRLIRRWLGHPLLDLAQLVERQDVVEKFHNDTIARGKVISLLHQIGDLERLVNRVRGGHANPRELVTLRHNVEVIPQIKAVLAEGGTPEWLVAKLQTCDEVVALISQAVADDAPATLDDGGVIKPGFSPELDQLRSASKDAKQYLANLERQERERTGIKSLKMGYNRVFGYYIEVSRSNLASVPSDYIRKQTLSGAERFFTVELKEYESLILNAQEKMAELEADLFRQVCHQVGGWGESILAVADALAHLDVFSSLAEVAVRYNYCRPNLNNDDVISISGGRHPVVERSLSDGSFIPNDTFLSNKDSQMIILTGPNMSGKSTYLRQVAVIVLLAQVGSFVPADSAAIGLVDRIFTRIGAQEDLAAGQSTFMVEMVETANILNNATYRSLIILDEIGRGTSTYDGLSIARAVAEYIHSYPGLGAKTLFATHYHELVELASFLPRV; via the coding sequence GAGATACCCCGAGGCCATTGTCCTCTTCCGCCTGGGTGATTTCTACGAGACCTTTGATGAGGATGCCAGGCTGGTCTCCAAGTTGCTGGAGATCACCCTTACCTCCAGGGAGATGGGCAAAGGACAGAGGTTTCCCATGGCTGGCATCCCATACCATGCTCTGAACAACTACATGGCCAGGCTCATCAATCGGGGCTATAAGGTGGCTATCTGCGAACAACTGAGCCCTCCGGGTCAGGGTCTGGTGGAGAGGGATGTAGTGCGGGTGGTGACGCCGGGGACGGTCATCGAGCCCAGCCTCCTTGAGGGAACGGCCAATAACTATCTTGCCAGCGTGGTTATCGATAATGATCGAGCAGGGTTGGCTCACGTTGATATAACGACGTCTGAATTCGCCACTACTGAGGTTCCTGTAGATCGCCTTCTTCCTGAATTGGAGAGATTGCACCCTTCGGAAATCCTCATTCCCCGTAATCTGGATTTCCCTGATCTATCGCGGCTTGGCTCAGTGAGCCCAGTTGACGAATACTGGTCTGATGTGGAAACAGCGCGCCAGGGCCTTCTGGATCACTTCGGCGTGGCCACTCTGGAGGGGTATGGCTGTGCCCACCTCCCTCTGGCTATCAGGGCGGCCGGAGCCATCCTCCACTACCTTCAGGAAAACCAGAAAGGTGCTCTGGCACTGCTGACTCAGTTGAGCACTTACTCCACTGAGCAGTATATGATGCTGGATGCCCAGACGCGGCGGAATCTGGAACTTTTCGAGAGCAGTCGTTCAGGTACTACTGCTGGTTCGATCCTCTCCGTCATCGACCTCCCCCAGACTCCCATGGGTGGCAGGTTGATCAGAAGATGGCTGGGGCATCCCCTTTTGGATCTGGCTCAGTTGGTGGAGCGGCAGGATGTGGTGGAGAAGTTTCATAACGATACCATTGCCCGTGGTAAGGTCATCTCTTTGCTGCATCAGATAGGCGACCTGGAACGTTTAGTCAACAGGGTGAGGGGTGGCCATGCCAACCCCAGGGAACTGGTAACGCTGCGGCATAACGTGGAGGTTATTCCCCAGATAAAGGCTGTCCTCGCGGAAGGCGGCACTCCCGAATGGCTGGTGGCCAAGCTCCAAACTTGCGATGAGGTTGTCGCTCTGATCTCTCAGGCTGTTGCCGATGACGCTCCGGCAACCCTGGACGATGGTGGGGTGATAAAGCCGGGCTTTTCACCAGAGCTCGACCAACTCCGCAGTGCATCAAAGGATGCCAAGCAGTACTTGGCTAACCTGGAACGTCAGGAGAGGGAGCGCACGGGGATCAAGTCTCTCAAGATGGGCTACAACAGGGTTTTTGGCTATTACATTGAAGTGAGCCGGTCCAATCTGGCCTCTGTGCCGTCCGACTACATCCGCAAGCAGACGCTTTCCGGGGCGGAGCGCTTCTTCACAGTGGAACTGAAGGAGTATGAGTCGCTGATCCTCAATGCCCAGGAGAAGATGGCTGAGCTGGAGGCTGATCTCTTCCGTCAGGTGTGCCATCAGGTCGGCGGTTGGGGGGAGAGTATCCTGGCTGTGGCCGATGCCCTGGCGCATCTCGACGTTTTCTCCAGCCTGGCTGAGGTGGCGGTGCGGTACAACTACTGCCGTCCCAATCTGAACAACGACGATGTCATTTCCATCAGTGGAGGACGTCATCCAGTGGTAGAACGAAGCCTCAGTGATGGAAGCTTCATACCCAACGATACTTTTCTCTCCAACAAGGATTCCCAGATGATCATCCTCACCGGACCAAATATGTCTGGCAAATCTACCTATCTGCGTCAGGTGGCCGTCATCGTGTTGCTGGCCCAGGTGGGCAGTTTTGTGCCGGCGGACTCTGCCGCCATTGGTCTGGTGGATCGCATCTTCACCAGGATTGGGGCTCAGGAAGACCTGGCTGCCGGCCAGTCCACCTTTATGGTGGAGATGGTGGAGACAGCCAATATCCTCAACAATGCCACCTATCGTTCCCTGATCATCCTGGATGAGATCGGGCGGGGCACCAGCACCTATGATGGGCTTTCCATTGCCCGCGCCGTCGCCGAGTATATCCACAGCTATCCCGGGCTTGGCGCCAAGACCCTGTTTGCCACCCATTACCACGAGCTGGTGGAGCTAGCCAGCTTCCTGCCCAGGGT